In Euphorbia lathyris chromosome 9, ddEupLath1.1, whole genome shotgun sequence, the following are encoded in one genomic region:
- the LOC136206443 gene encoding small ribosomal subunit protein eS1y-like: MAVGKNKRISKGKKGGKKKAADPFAKKDWYDIKAPSVFTVRSVGKTLVTRTQGTKIASEGLKHRVFEISLADLQKDEDHAYRKIRLRAEDVQGRNVLTNFWGMDFTTDKLRSLVRKWQTLIEAHVDVKTTDSYTLRLFCIAFTKRRANQVKRTCYAQSSQIRQIRRKMREIMINQAASCDLKELVAKFIPEMIGREIEKATSSIYPLQNVYIRKVKILKAPKFDLGKLMEVHGDYSADDIGVKLDRPADEAMPEAETEVVGAA, encoded by the exons ATGGCCGTCGG GAAGAACAAGCGTATTTCTAAGGGAAAGAAGGGAGGCAAGAAGAAGGC AGCTGACCCTTTTGCTAAGAAGGACTGGTATGACATCAAGGCACCTTCTGTATTCACTGTCAGAAGTGTTGGCAAAACCCTTGTGACCAGAACCCAGGGGACCAAG ATTGCTTCAGAGGGGCTGAAACATAGAGTTTTTGAAATATCTTTGGCTGATCTTCAAAAGGATGAGGATCATGCCTACAGGAAGATTCGCCTTAGAGCGGAGGATGTTCAAGGGAGGAATGTGCTGACAAACTTCTGG GGCATGGACTTCACTACAGACAAGCTGAGGTCACTAGTGAGAAAATGGCAGACTCTCATTGAAGCTCATGTCGATGTGAAGACTACAGATAGTTATACTTTGAGGTTGTTCTGTATTGCTTTCACCAAGAGACGTGCAAACCAGGTCAAGAGGACTTGCTATGCACAGTCCAGTCAGATCCGCCAG ATTCGCAGAAAGATGAGAGAGATTATGATTAATCAAGCTGCATCATGCGACTTGAAAGAACTGGTAGCAAAGTTCATCCCTGAGATGATCGGTAGGGAGATTGAGAAGGCAACTTCTAGTATATACCCTCTGCAAAATGTCTACATCCGAAAAGTCAAGATCCTCAAGGCTCCCAAGTTTGATCTTGGAAAGCTGATGGAG GTTCATGGTGACTACTCGGCAGATGATATTGGCGTGAAATTGGACAGGCCTGCTGACGAAGCAATGCCAGAGGCAGAGACTGAGGTTGTCGGTGCAGCCTAA